In one window of Gouania willdenowi chromosome 8, fGouWil2.1, whole genome shotgun sequence DNA:
- the igfals gene encoding insulin-like growth factor-binding protein complex acid labile subunit, with amino-acid sequence MQTTVQLVLWLLGASMVFSDPDMVEEKGTEEPIPCSKGCTCLLDDYSLELNMYCSTRNLTHIPADMPASTRSLWLDGNLFTSLPAATFRELTNLEFLNLQSGQLMTLDTQAFKGLRALAHLHLERNRIRVLPATIFQNTPNVASLSLHNNQLSRIEERLFAGLSHVWLLNLGWNSITVLPETVFHDQQGLRELILAGNRIAYLQPQLFQNLAELKELDLTGNHLKVIKANVFTKLTKLQKLYLAQNQIVTVVPRAFVGMKSLRWLDLTKNKLTSLHDDSFLGLHSLHVLRLSNNSISGIRPRTFRDLQYLEELRLSYNKIRALGERIFEGLSHLEVLELENNQVQEAQVGSFTGLPHVAVINLSGSCFNSLPDQMFKGLSKLHSLHLDRGCLTKVTTQAFSGLSGLRRLFLQHNNISVVEYQSFVDLVGLLGLDLSFNKLKVLTTDTFSGLKNLEYLLLSNNECQQFLPNVTKQFLPRLRYLDLRANALASMVPDFSEGLEKLLLSGNQWNCDCSIVPLRNYSLKNPQIIPRRVETHAEGEEPDFTITIYNNITCISPPPVASQDLRDVDNEHFQSCDNP; translated from the coding sequence ATGCAGACCACAGTGCAGTTGGTGTTGTGGCTACTGGGAGCCTCGATGGTGTTCTCAGACCCAGACATGGTAGAAGAAAAGGGGACGGAGGAACCCATTCCTTGTTCCAAAGGCTGCACCTGCCTGCTCGATGACTACAGCCTAGAGCTCAACATGTATTGCAGCACTCGCAACTTAACCCACATACCAGCCGACATGCCTGCTTCCACCCGGTCTCTCTGGTTAGATGGGAACTTGTTCACCTCGCTCCCAGCAGCAACATTCAGGGAGCTGACCAACCTGGAGTTCTTGAACCTGCAGAGTGGCCAGCTGATGACTCTTGACACTCAGGCTTTTAAAGGCCTCAGGGCGCTCGCGCATTTGCACCTGGAGAGAAACCGGATTCGGGTGTTGCCAGCTACAATCTTCCAAAATACACCCAACGTTGCTTCACTTAGTCTGCACAACAACCAGCTAAGTCGCATTGAAGAAAGACTGTTTGCAGGACTATCGCACGTGTGGCTTCTCAACCTGGGTTGGAACTCAATAACAGTCTTACCTGAGACAGTTTTTCATGATCAACAAGGGCTACGAGAGCTCATCCTAGCAGGAAACCGGATAGCCTACCTGCAGCCACAGCTCTTTCAAAATCTAGCTGAGCTTAAAGAGTTGGATCTGACGGGAAATCACCTGAAGGTCATCAAGGCTAATGTGTTTACTAAGCTCACTAAACTGCAAAAGCTCTACCTGGCCCAAAATCAAATAGTAACAGTGGTACCTCGAGCATTTGTTGGCATGAAGTCACTCAGATGGCTGgatttgacaaaaaacaaactaacttCTCTGCATGACGACAGCTTTTTGGGCCTACACAGTCTTCATGTACTGCGCCTTTCTAACAACTCCATCTCTGGAATCAGGCCTCGGACTTTTCGTGACCTACAGTACTTAGAAGAACTACGGCTGAGCTATAACAAGATCCGAGCTCTGGGAGAGAGAATCTTTGAAGGACTCAGTCATCTGGAGGTCCTGGAGCTAGAAAACAATCAAGTGCAAGAGGCCCAAGTGGGTAGCTTTACAGGCCTCCCTCATGTGGCTGTCATCAACCTGTCAGGGAGCTGCTTCAACAGTCTACCGGACCAAATGTTCAAAGGTTTGTCAAAGCTTCACAGCTTACATCTGGACAGAGGTTGCCTAACAAAAGTCACCACTCAAGCTTTTTCTGGTCTCTCTGGTTTACGAAGGCTTTTCTTGCAACACAACAACATCTCAGTCGTGGAATATCAGAGCTTTGTGGATCTAGTAGGCTTGTTAGGACTGGACTTGAGTTTTAATAAACTGAAGGTCCTTACAACTGACACATTCTCTGGCCTAAAGAATTTGGAGTACTTGCTCTTGTCTAACAATGAATGTCAGCAGTTCTTGCCAAATGTCACCAAGCAGTTTCTTCCAAGGCTGCGCTACCTTGACCTGAGAGCTAATGCCCTGGCCAGCATGGTTCCTGATTTCTCCGAGGGTTTGGAGAAACTTTTGCTGTCTGGAAACCAGTGGAATTGCGACTGCAGCATTGTACCGCTCAGAAACTATAGTTTGAAGAATCCACAGATTATACCTCGGCGAGTGGAGACCCATGCAGAAGGTGAAGAACCAGACTTTACTATCACCATCTACAACAACATCACATGCATCAGCCCACCACCTGTGGCCAGTCAGGACCTGCGAGATGTGGACAATGAACACTTCCAAAGCTGTGACAACCCATGA